In Lates calcarifer isolate ASB-BC8 linkage group LG21, TLL_Latcal_v3, whole genome shotgun sequence, a single window of DNA contains:
- the mfrp gene encoding LOW QUALITY PROTEIN: membrane frizzled-related protein (The sequence of the model RefSeq protein was modified relative to this genomic sequence to represent the inferred CDS: deleted 1 base in 1 codon), with product MTANKLLDIVYHSDFHFFLLCFPQNVFCNPAFELEGEREERVEGFRTSSSTPEPIKPPAAGLGWGLFGVCVMRLRSPRCGWGVVVASAAALLLLVALGLALALILSQIKGQAVGDQLLPTSPPNLLSTGDGESHTLPTIPSNRSQQDSTAPPQPTKIPLPETRCGGVLTDPEGSFSSPNHPGSYPPNSLCVWVIRVPPPSLVQIHVSFLTVEGPSPCLFDWLEVQEQTEQSSVVTRFCGNVAPPTVNTNSSTVWVTFRSDSSIAGTGFSAQYRAIQPGHKSCSREEFMCDRGRCLLPVSVCDGHPNCHDQTDEANCSHKHKECGGQKTGPYGYLSSPNHPKPYPHQQLCIWYISVEEGHVITLSFRNFSLEIQDVCEFDYVEVHDSADTGAGRVLGRFCGATFPPDLTSSGSHMTVVFVADEGVADSGFNATYQAVSGTCGPSQFACSSGECLQPQWLCDGWNDCPDGADEQGCGNSTYPPFTSSCEFIEVEMCQGLSYNLTSFPNIWLSIADQREAATLLRQYRVLMELACFEPLQRLVCGMFLPQCSPQGGVLQPCRSVCSAAERQCSQALDLFSFSWPFNCHLLPDSQDPMECSLP from the exons AGTTTATCATTCTGATTTCCACTTTTTCCTGCTTTGCTTTCCACAGAATGTTTTCTGCAACCCTGCCTTTGAGCTGGAGGGGGAGCGAGAAGAGAGGGTGGAGGGTTTCAGGACGTCCTCGTCCACCCCTGAACCAATCAAACCACCAGCGGCCG GCCTCGGCTGGGGTTTGTTTGGGGTATGTGTAATGCGTCTACGGAGTCCACGTTGTGgctggggggtggtggtggcaTCTGCTGCCGCCCTGCTCCTGTTGGTGGCCCTCGGACTGGCGCTGGCCCTCATCCTCAGTC AGATAAAAGGCCAGGCAGTGGGGGATCAGTTGTTGCCCACCAGCCCTCCAAACTTACTGAGTACAGGAGATGGAGAGTCCCACACTTTACCCACAATCCCTTCAAACagaagtcaacaggacagtACAGCACCACCACAACCCACGAAGATCCCCTTGCCTGAAACAC GTTGTGGAGGTGTACTGACAGACCCAGAGGGCAGCTTCAGTTCTCCAAACCACCCCGGCTCCTACCCCCCCAactccctgtgtgtgtgggtgatcCGAGTCCCACCACCCTCCTTGGTGCAGATCCACGTTTCCTTTTTGACCGTGGAGGGACCATCTCCTTGTCTGTTTGACTGGCTAGAGGTGCAA GAGCAAACCGAACAGAGCTCCGTGGTCACCAG ATTCTGCGGTAACGTGGCACCACCGACggtcaacacaaacagcagcacggTGTGGGTGACCTTCCGCTCCGACAGCAGCATCGCGGGCACCGGCTTCTCGGCTCAGTACAGGGCCATACAGCCTGGACACA AGAGCTGCTCCAGAGAAGAGTTCATGTGTGACCGCGGACGCTGCCTGCTGCCGGTGTCGGTGTGCGATGGTCATCCAAACTGCCACGACCAGACGGACGAGGCGAACTGCAGCCATAAACACAAAG AGTGTGGAGGGCAGAAGACCGGTCCTTATGGTTACCTGTCCAGTCCAAACCACCCCAAGCCATACCCTCACCAGCAG CTTTGTATATGGTATATATCAGTCGAGGAAGGTCACGTGATCACATTGAGCTTCAGGAACTTCAGCCTGGAGATTCAGGACGTCTGTGAGTTCGACTACGTTGAGGTGCACGACAGCGCCGACACCGGAGCTGGAAGAGTCCTGGGGAG GTTTTGCGGTGCCACCTTCCCACCGGACCTGACCTCCTCTGGCTCTCACATGACCGTGGTGTTTGTGGCCGACGAAGGGGTGGCCGACAGCGGCTTCAACGCAACATACCAGGCTGTGTCAG GGACATGTGGGCCCAGCCAGTTTGCTTGCAGTAGCGGGGAGTGCCTTCAGCCGCAGTGGTTGTGCGATGGATGGAACGACTGCCCCGACGGAGCAGATGAACAGGGCTGTGGCAACTCCACCTACCCTCCCTTCA CTTCATCATGTGAGTTTATAGAGGTGGAGATGTGTCAGGGCCTCAGCTACAACCTCACTTCATTCCCAAACATCTGGCTGTCCATTGCCGATCAGAGAGAGGCCGCCACACTCTTGCGACAGTACAGA GTGCTGATGGAGCTGGCCTGCTTCGAGCCCCTGCAGAGGCTGGTGTGCGGGATGTTCCTGCCCCAGTGCAGCCCTCAGGGTGGCGTCCTCCAGCCCTGCCgctctgtttgctctgcagcCGAGCGGCAGTGCAGCCAGGCCCTGGATCTCTTCTCCTTCAGCTGGCCCTTCAACTGTCACCTCCTGCCGGACTCACAGGACCCGATGGAGTGCTCACTGCCCTGA
- the nudt8 gene encoding LOW QUALITY PROTEIN: nucleoside diphosphate-linked moiety X motif 8 (The sequence of the model RefSeq protein was modified relative to this genomic sequence to represent the inferred CDS: deleted 3 bases in 2 codons) translates to MFRGPQILVRSCPIRSLVLWRESYLSAFSTLSTTETGSCSTELSLFSSDCEASFQDLVSKAGCRHPPQVSTSVNAWKCTIEEDLGQRPKAVSTYWDCLSNTARLLPWTRPLDFCPLFNKTQCDLLQSRFCYRLFSSSARILTRFRSRPPPQIRAVHRAAPRVVDTWRDCLSLENESRCRQRLGPNLKLYEGEKGRTAAGQNQGRWASVLVSLCSVEGQPAFLFTLRSSTLKGRHKGDVSFAGGKLIRSDRDVVATALREAREELGVTVATEQVWGVLKPLRDSSGMMIAPVLANLGPLEELSFKPNPGEVEEIFTLSLSHLCDPKNRGYTHFRTGDKYGYTLPVFRNGKHRVWGLTAVALDHTLKLIVPP, encoded by the exons ATGTTCAGGGGCCCTCAGATCCTGGTCCGGTCTTGTCCCATAAGGTCACTGGTGCTATGGAGAGAATCCTACCTCTCTGCTTTCTCGACCCTGTCCACCACAGAGACTGGATCCTGTTCAACAGAGCTGTCTTTATTTAGCTCGGACTGTGAGGCTTCATTTCAGGACCTCGTATCCAAAGCCGGCTGTCGTCACCCCCCTCAGGTTTCTACCTCTGTAAATGCCTGGAAATGCACCATAGAAGAAGATTTAGGTCAAAGGCCCAAAGCTGTGAGCACTTACTGGGACTGTTTATCCAACACAGCTCGCCTTCTGCCCTGGACAAGGCCTTTGGACTTTTGCCCACTCTTCAACAAGACCCAGTGTGACCTCCTCCAGAGCCGTTTTTGTTACAGACTTTTCAGCTCGTCTGCACGGATTCTAACCCGCTTTCGTAGCCGTCCTCCTCCGCAAATCAGAGCCGTTCATCGGGCCGCCCCTCGCGTGGTCGACACCTGGAGAGACTGTCTGTCCCTGGAGAACGAGAGCAGGTGTCGACAGAGGCTGGGGCCCAACTTGAAGCTCTAcgagggagagaaggggaggacAGCGGCGGGTCAGAACCAGGGGAGGTGGGCGTCCGTCCTGgtgtctctctgctcc gtcGAGGGGCAGCCGGCGTTTCTCTTCACCCTGCGATCCAGCACATTGAAGGGGAGGCACAAGGGAGATGTCAG TTTTGCAGGAGGGAAG CTGATCCGTTCGGACAGAGATGTGGTGGCGACGGCGCTGAGGGAAGCTCGGGAGGAGCTGGGTGTTACTGTGGCGACGGAGCAGGTGTGGGGCGTCCTGAAGCCTCTGAGGGACAGC tCGGGGATGATGATCGCTCCTGTGCTGGCGAACCTCGGTCCTCTGGAGGAGTTGTCCTTCAAACCAAACCCTGGAGAG GTGGAGGAGATCTTCACCTTGTCCTTGTCCCACCTGTGTGACCCCAAGAACCGCGGCTATACTCACTTCCGCACCGGCGACAAGTACGGCTACACGTTGCCGGTGTTTCGCAACGGGAAGCACCGAGTGTGGGGCCTGACGGCCGTTGCTTTAGACCACACCCTGAAACTCATTGTTCCTCCTTAG
- the ftr86 gene encoding finTRIM family, member 86 — protein sequence MATWTEEETFVCSVCLDTLKDPATLPCGHSYCLACIQSHWDKGDSKGQYSCPQCRQVFNPRPSLAKSTVLAEAMEKLRTNSIKQTAPPSNPIYLEVLPGPGGPGPGQQGSVYPQLPTVEPRPCPHHNRPLDLFCHEDRECVCEVCCQQGHKGHHVLKPEEERTHRQKELVQMQEEVQRRIQETEKKLVELPHAARQHKALVQALEQESTDLFSELTKTVSTTDNQVGELLGAHETSLGSQVEGQIHRLEQEVAQLRWRSEELSRLADMQDHICFLKNFQIMEPLGQTGATGVSVLSKEEEVVASVRSAMKELQTSIQEVCKASLTKIASIVNPNPEASPPTVAAAGASSGDTCGQPTTQNTVYEMTTDPPPLPPPRPQGHTSSSKYPVPHPVCPQASAPPLPFPPPQPQAPPAATTGLVNPEPKTRGELLKFRFEPTMDPNTVYRHVQLSDGGRKATMRAENLNPPDHPERFHFWRQVLCREPLGGSPYYWEVEWTGQKITIGVAYKEMERKGSDDKSRLGHNPQSWSLYWSGTGFSFWHDGQEKLLGSPKAKKIGVYLDQHAGVLAFYRISHNQADLIHRHQTQFTGPLYPGFRFWAGVGATVTVCQLD from the exons ATGGCCACCTGGACCGAGGAGGAGACCTTTGTCTGCTCGGTTTGCCTGGACACCCTGAAGGACCCGGCCACGCTCCCATGCGGGCACTCGTACTGCTTGGCTTGCATCCAGAGCCACTGGGACAAAGGGGACAGCAAAGGCCAGTACAGCTGCCCCCAGTGCAGGCAGGTCTTCAACCCCAGACCCTCGCTGGCCAAGAGCACCGTCCTTGCGGAGGCCATGGAGAAACTCAGAACCAACAGCATCAAGCAAACAGCTCCACCATCCAATCCCATCTACCTGGAGGTCCTGCCGGGTCCTGGGGGGCCGGGGCCGGGGCAACAGGGCAGTGTGTACCCCCAGCTCCCCACAGTGGAGCCCAGACCCTGTCCTCACCACAACCGACCCCTGGACCTGTTCTGCCACGAGGAcagggagtgtgtttgtgaggtcTGTTGTCAGCAGGGACACAAGGGACATCATGTGCTCAAAccggaggaggagaggactCACAGACAG aaGGAGCTGGTTCAGATGcaggaggaggtgcagaggaggattcaggagacagaaaagaagctTGTGGAGCTCCCTCATGCTGCTCGCCAGCACAAA gccTTGGTCCAGGCTTTGGAGCAGGAGAGCACAGATTTATTCTCAGAGCTCACCAAGACTGTGAGCACAACAGACAACCAGGTTGGCGAGCTCCTCGGCGCCCACGAGACCTCCCTGGGCAGCCAGGTGGAGGGGCAGATCCACAGGCTGGAGCAGGAGGTGGCACAGCTCCGGTGGAGGAGCGAGGAGCTGAGCAGACTGGCTGACATGCAGGATCACATCTGCTTCCTGAAGAATTTCCAGATCATGGAGCCGCTTGGTCAGACAGGTGCGACAGGTGTGTCGGTGCTgagtaaggaggaggaggtggtggccTCCGTCCGCTCGGCCATGAAGGAGTTACAGACGTCGATACAGGAGGTCTGCAAGGCCAGTCTGACCAAGATCGCCTCTATAG tgaaTCCCAACCCTGAAGCTTCACCTCCCActgttgcagcagcaggagcttcATCAGGTGACACCTGTGGTCAACCAACTACACAAAACACAg TGTATGAAATGACCACAGACCCTCCACCTTTGCCGCCTCCGCGACCTCAAG GGCATACATCTTCATCCAAATATCCAGTTCCTCATCCTGTATGTCCTCAAG CTTCAGCCCCTCCTCTACCCTTCCCTCCTCCACAACCTCAAG CACCTCCTGCAGCAACGACAGGGCTTGTGAATCCAGAACCAAAGACTAGAGGAGAGCTGTTGAAAT TTCGCTTCGAACCCACCATGGACCCCAACACGGTGTATCGCCACGTGCAGCTTTCAGATGGAGGTCGAAAGGCCACGATGCGGGCCGAAAACCTGAACCCGCCGGACCATCCCGAACGCTTCCACTTCTGGAGACAGGTCCTCTGCAGAGAGCCTCTGGGTGGGAGCCCTTACtactgggaggtggagtggaCCGGCCAAAAG ATCACCATTGGCGTGGCCTACAAGGAGATGGAGCGTAAAGGTTCTGATGACAAAAGCCGTTTGGGCCACAACCCCCAGTCCTGGAGCTTGTACTGGTCTGGGACCGGCTTCTCCTTCTGGCACGATGGGCAGGAAAAACTCCTTGGCTCACCAAAGGCCAAAAAGATCGGTGTCTACCTAGACCAACACGCAGGAGTTCTGGCCTTTTACCGCATCTCCCACAATCAGGCTGACCTCATCCACCGGCACCAGACCCAGTTCACTGGGCCACTGTACCCTGGGTTCAGGTTCTGGGCAGGAGTAGGGGCCACAGTGACTGTTTGCCAGTTGGATTAA
- the LOC108890642 gene encoding caprin-2 → MRAIVLLCLLESALAQANDYSWGGPGKTSENRAVDPATENCICVCVCSVCLTDQASCGCCLMQQQIHRMKMFFNMSLNELEKDLEKTKTVLNNVRASRSAFSVALTDSNTLNCFGPFRDDKLIAYKHVFINLGDGYNLDTGIFTVPRSGVYSLALTVYSDAGSPGNTLAACASLMVNSQVVAGPREKNMQDQEDSATIVVALHLKAGDQVAVNLPIGCFLCDDKSHYNTFTGFLLYATD, encoded by the exons ATGCGAG CTATCGTTCTCCTGTGTCTGCTGGAGTCAGCGTTGGCCCAAGCCAATGATTATTCCTGGGGCGGACCTGGCAAGACTTCGGAAAATAGAGCTGTCGATCCCGCCACAGAAAACTG tatatgtgtctgtgtgtgttcagtgtgtctTACGGACCAGGCATCATGTGGCTGCTGCCTGATGCAGCAACAGATACACAGGATGAAGATGTTTTTTAACATGAGCCTAAATGAGCTGGAGAAGGACCTTGAAAAGACAAAGACTGTCCTCAACAACGTCAGAG CCAGCCGAAGCGCCTTCTCCGTCGCCCTGACCGACAGCAACACCTTGAACTGCTTCGGCCCCTTCCGCGACGATAAGCTCATCGCCTACAAGCACGTCTTCATCAACCTGGGAGACGGCTACAATCTCGACACCGGTATCTTCACCGTCCCCCGCTCCGGCGTCTACAGCCTCGCACTCACCGTCTACAGCGACGCCGGTTCGCCTGGCAACACCCTGGCTGCCTGTGCCAGTCTGATGGTCAACAGCCAGGTGGTGGCGGGACCCAGAGAAAAGAACATGCAAGACCAAGAGGACAGCGCCACCATTGTCGTGGCGCTCCACCTGAAGGCCGGGGACCAGGTGGCGGTCAACTTGCCCATTGGATGTTTCCTCTGCGACGACAAAAGCCACTACAACACTTTCACTGGTTTCCTGCTGTATGCTACTGACTAA
- the LOC108890644 gene encoding C1q-related factor produces the protein MRAIVLLCLLHAAFAMQNPWNGPESTTVQPRSSINSDCLQDQASCGCCLMQKQIKRTENYFHLALEKMNEELTTSKMALNNMRASRSAFSVGLTDSTIFRCYGPLSEDHAIAYKHVFLNLGDNYNTETGIFTVTRSGVYSFAFTIFASLPFGINAATCASLMVNGEPVAKLFENKGQDSEDSSSVVLAIRLNAGDNVTVNLLKGCVVCDSSSHYNTFTGFLLYATD, from the exons ATGAGAG CTATTGTTTTGCTGTGTCTGCTGCATGCAGCTTTTGCTATGCAAAATCCCTGGAACGGACCTGAGAGCACAACAGTGCAACCACGGTCCTCCATCAACAGCG ATTGTCTTCAGGACCAGGCGTCGTGTGGCTGCTGTCTGATGCAGAAGCAGATAAAGAGGACGGAGAACTACTTTCATCTGGCCCTTGAGAAGATGAACGAGGAGCTGACAACTTCAAAGATGGCGCTCAACAATATGAGAG CCAGCCGCAGCGCCTTCTCCGTCGGCCTGACCGACAGCACGATTTTCAGGTGCTACGGCCCGCTCTCTGAAGACCATGCCATCGCCTATAAGCATGTCTTCCTCAACCTGGGTGACAACTACAACACAGAAACTGGCATCTTCACCGTGACCCGCTCCGGCGTCTACAGCTTCGCCTTCACCATCTTCGCCTCCCTCCCCTTTGGCATCAACGCGGCCACCTGCGCCAGCCTGATGGTTAACGGCGAACCGGTGGCCAAGCTCTTTGAAAACAAAGGCCAGGACTCTGAGGACAGCAGCTCTGTCGTTCTGGCCATACGTCTGAACGCTGGGGATAATGTGACCGTCAACCTGCTCAAAGGATGTGTCGTCTGCGACAGCAGCAGCCACTATAACACCTTCACCGGCTTCCTGCTGTACGCGACTGACTAA
- the LOC108890643 gene encoding complement C1q-like protein 4 gives MLREVDKLAMLFNDSLNKLEREYMLTYQSFKKTEASRSAFSVALFNGNAFKCSSRSTVNKVIVYKKVFFNLGNNYNVTTGAFTAPRSGIYSFAVTIYSDAGSPQNTLAACAQLQVNGRTVAGSSEQNNHDQEDSSTIVLALQLNVGDRVDINLPPGCFLCDDSHYNTFSGFLLYPTE, from the exons ATGCTGCGAGAGGTGGACAAGCTGGCGATGCTTTTCAACGACAGCCTGAACAAGCTTGAGAGGGAGTACATGCTAACGTATCAAAGCTTCAAAAAAACTGAAG ccAGCCGCTCTGCCTTCTCCGTCGCCTTGTTCAATGGCAATGCCTTCAAATGCAGCAGCCGCTCCACCGTCAACAAAGTCATTGTCTATAAAAAAGTGTTCTTCAACCTGGGCAACAACTACAACGTGACAACGGGCGCCTTCACCGCTCCCCGCTCTGGCATCTACAGCTTCGCCGTCACCATTTACAGCGACGCCGGTTCCCCTCAAAACACCTTGGCCGCCTGTGCCCAGCTGCAGGTTAACGGCAGGACGGTGGCCGGGTCCAGTGAGCAAAACAACCATGACCAAGAGGATAGCTCCACGATCGTCTTGGCCCTGCAGCTGAACGTTGGGGACCGGGTGGACATCAACCTGCCCCCAGGCTGTTTCCTCTGCGACGACAGCCACTACAACACCTTCAGCGGCTTTCTGCTTTATCCTACCGAATAA
- the cbln18 gene encoding cerebellin 18, which translates to MVALPLLFLVGSLFLCDPVEAQSSTIEIMKQAAINWQGSLTCKKWDCNCTFTRQRGCCCGANDLYKLEEDTFMRMTYLWHNIHTLNGRVEALTGGVKIAFKATMDPNIAITIPGTTERCFGPFNTNVPIPYGIVSLDDGSAYNPSLGAFTAPTAGVYVFSYTVYSSVAENGRLYHKVQLMFNKTPTASVWESNREDGEDSATHVVVLEMQRGDQVYVELTSGRKLCTFLQYNIFSGYILYPLVNE; encoded by the exons ATGGTTGCACTACCTCTTTTGTTCCTGGTGGGgtcactgtttctctgtgatccgGTGGAGGCCCAGTCCTCCACCATTGAAATAATGAAGCAGGCTGCAA TCAACTGGCAGGGATCTCTGACCTGTAAAAAATGGGACTGCAACTGTACTTTCACTCGCCAGCGTGGCTGCTGCTGCGGAGCTAATGACTTATACAAACTGGAAGAGGACACCTTCATGAGGATGACATATTTGTGGCACAATATCCACACACTGAACGGCAGAGTAGAGGCGCTCACAG GTGGTGTCAAGATTGCCTTTAAAGCCACCATGGACCCTAATATTGCCATCACAATTCCCGGAACTACTGAACGTTGCTTTGGTCCTTTCAATACTAATGTGCCAATCCCCTACGGTATCGTCTCTCTTGACGATGGCTCCGCTTATAACCCTTCCTTGG GTGCCTTCACTGCCCCTACTGCTGGTGTTTATGTCTTTTCCTACACAGTCTACTCATCTGTGGCAGAGAATGGGCGCCTCTACCACAAA GTTCAGCTGATGTTCAACAAGACGCCGACAGCCAGTGTGTGGGAGAGCAATCGAGAGGATGGTGAAGACAGTGCCACTCAT GTTGTGGTGTTGGAGATGCAGAGAGGCGATCAGGTCTACGTGGAGCTAACATCCGGGAGGAAGCTCTGTACATTCCTGCAGTACAATATCTTTAGCGGTTACATACTGTACCCTCTCGTTAATGAGTGA
- the tagln gene encoding transgelin isoform X1 produces the protein MATKGVGMANKGPSYGMSRQVQDKIDSKYDPDLEQILVEWINRQCGSGVGRPEPGKLGFQAWLKDGCVLSELINSLYAGDKPVKKIQSSSMAFKQMEQISQFLKAAESYGVTKTDMFQTVDLWEGKDLAAVQRTLSALGSLAVTKDEGTYNGDPNWFFKKAQENKRDFSDEQLKAGKNVIGLQMGSNKGASQEGMSYGRPRQIL, from the exons ATGGCAACAAAG GGTGTCGGCATGGCTAACAAAGGTCCATCCTACGGCATGAGCCGGCAGGTCCAGGATAAAATTGACAGCAAGTACGACCCCGACCTGGAGCAGATCCTGGTGGAGTGGATTAACCGTCAGTGTGGCTCTGGAGTGGGGAGGCCAGAACCAGGCAAACTGGGCTTCCAGGCCTGGCTGAAAGACGGATGC GTCCTGAGTGAGCTGATTAACAGTCTGTATGCCGGAGACAAACCCGTGAAAAAGATCCAGAGTTCATCCATGGCCTTCAAACAGATGGAGCAGATCTCCCAGTTCCTCAAAGCTGCTGAGTCATATGGCGTCACCAAGACTGATATGTTCCAGACTGTGGACCTCTGGGAAG GTAAGGACCTGGCGGCGGTGCAGAGGACTCTGTCAGCTCTGGGCAGCTTGGCCGTCACCAAGGATGAAGGCACATACAATGGAGATCCCAACTGGTTCTTCAA GAAAGCACAGGAGAACAAGCGAGATTTCAGCGATGAGCAGCTGAAGGCGGGCAAAAACGTGATCGGCCTACAGATGGGGTCCAATAAGGGAGCCAGTCAGGAGGGCATGAGCTATGGAAGACCCCGGCAGATCCTGTAA
- the tagln gene encoding transgelin isoform X2, translating to MANKGPSYGMSRQVQDKIDSKYDPDLEQILVEWINRQCGSGVGRPEPGKLGFQAWLKDGCVLSELINSLYAGDKPVKKIQSSSMAFKQMEQISQFLKAAESYGVTKTDMFQTVDLWEGKDLAAVQRTLSALGSLAVTKDEGTYNGDPNWFFKKAQENKRDFSDEQLKAGKNVIGLQMGSNKGASQEGMSYGRPRQIL from the exons ATGGCTAACAAAGGTCCATCCTACGGCATGAGCCGGCAGGTCCAGGATAAAATTGACAGCAAGTACGACCCCGACCTGGAGCAGATCCTGGTGGAGTGGATTAACCGTCAGTGTGGCTCTGGAGTGGGGAGGCCAGAACCAGGCAAACTGGGCTTCCAGGCCTGGCTGAAAGACGGATGC GTCCTGAGTGAGCTGATTAACAGTCTGTATGCCGGAGACAAACCCGTGAAAAAGATCCAGAGTTCATCCATGGCCTTCAAACAGATGGAGCAGATCTCCCAGTTCCTCAAAGCTGCTGAGTCATATGGCGTCACCAAGACTGATATGTTCCAGACTGTGGACCTCTGGGAAG GTAAGGACCTGGCGGCGGTGCAGAGGACTCTGTCAGCTCTGGGCAGCTTGGCCGTCACCAAGGATGAAGGCACATACAATGGAGATCCCAACTGGTTCTTCAA GAAAGCACAGGAGAACAAGCGAGATTTCAGCGATGAGCAGCTGAAGGCGGGCAAAAACGTGATCGGCCTACAGATGGGGTCCAATAAGGGAGCCAGTCAGGAGGGCATGAGCTATGGAAGACCCCGGCAGATCCTGTAA